One region of Streptomyces capillispiralis genomic DNA includes:
- a CDS encoding oxygenase MpaB family protein, whose product MDGLSRRRMLVTGGALGALGALGAASPARARSLWTWAPSGSVAGKGAGVDPDWVWDEEADPVLAAVIERGDVAKANEALRKWTRNDQPLPDGLPGDLRDFMEHARRLPSWTDRDKLAAAARFTKKKGIYTGALYGLGSGLMSTAIPREARAVYYSKGGADMKDRIAKTARLGYDVGDLDAYQPQGGMIVTAVKTRLVHAAVRHLLPQSPGWSATSGGQTIPISQADVMVTWHSLATFVMHKIKDWGIPVSTAESDGYLHVWQVTAHMLGVLDEYIPNSWDEANAQSRQVLDPILASTPEGDKLTELLLDIVAELDAGLTRPLINAFSRYTLGNRTGDLIGLDREPFWQPLISAAWPLLVAFREGLIPLPLVPEAAWTVEEAIRRFVLLFLSEGRGIHLEIPETNRPS is encoded by the coding sequence ATGGACGGACTCAGCAGGCGCAGGATGTTGGTCACGGGAGGAGCGCTGGGAGCGCTCGGGGCACTGGGGGCGGCCTCGCCGGCCCGGGCCAGGTCCCTGTGGACCTGGGCGCCGAGCGGTTCGGTGGCGGGCAAGGGAGCGGGGGTCGACCCCGACTGGGTCTGGGACGAGGAGGCCGACCCGGTGCTCGCCGCCGTGATCGAGCGCGGTGACGTGGCCAAGGCCAACGAGGCGCTGCGCAAGTGGACCCGCAACGACCAGCCGCTCCCCGACGGCCTCCCCGGCGACCTGCGCGACTTCATGGAGCACGCGCGCCGGCTGCCCTCCTGGACGGACAGGGACAAGCTGGCGGCCGCCGCCCGGTTCACCAAGAAGAAGGGCATCTACACCGGCGCCCTGTACGGGCTGGGCAGCGGGCTGATGAGCACGGCCATCCCCCGGGAGGCGCGCGCCGTCTACTACTCCAAGGGCGGCGCGGACATGAAGGACCGCATCGCCAAGACGGCGCGGCTCGGGTACGACGTCGGGGACCTGGACGCCTACCAGCCGCAGGGCGGGATGATCGTGACCGCCGTGAAGACCCGGCTGGTACACGCGGCCGTACGGCACCTGCTGCCGCAGTCGCCGGGCTGGTCGGCCACCAGCGGCGGGCAGACCATCCCGATCAGCCAGGCCGACGTCATGGTCACCTGGCACAGCCTGGCCACGTTTGTCATGCACAAGATAAAAGACTGGGGCATCCCGGTCAGCACCGCCGAGTCGGACGGCTATCTGCACGTGTGGCAGGTCACCGCCCACATGCTCGGCGTCCTCGACGAGTACATCCCCAACTCGTGGGACGAGGCCAACGCCCAGTCCCGGCAGGTCCTCGACCCGATCCTGGCCTCCACGCCCGAGGGCGACAAGCTGACCGAACTGCTCCTCGACATCGTCGCCGAGCTCGACGCCGGACTCACCCGCCCCCTGATCAACGCCTTCTCCCGGTACACGCTCGGCAACCGGACCGGCGACCTGATCGGACTGGACCGGGAGCCGTTCTGGCAGCCGCTGATCAGCGCCGCCTGGCCGCTGCTGGTGGCCTTCCGCGAGGGCCTCATCCCGCTGCCGCTGGTCCCGGAGGCCGCCTGGACCGTCGAGGAGGCCATCCGCCGGTTCGTGCTGCTGTTCCTGTCCGAGGGACGCGGCATCCACCTGGAGATCCCCGAGACGAACCGCCCCTCCTGA
- a CDS encoding molybdopterin cofactor-binding domain-containing protein: protein MTTSRSDGTTGPPPAGAGGQEEPRTLGRRRFLGYVLAAPTLTAAAELGPATGAHAAVPAADGPASGIPSPEITELVDLNDVMTAAALPTSGLITVEVNQDGTVSFALPRAEVGQGITTSTAMLIAEELSVPVDRVRVTLADARPELLFNQLTGGSNTTFSTYTPIRVAAAVARGRLLRAAAAAWGTDVTGLALKDGTVTGPGGRSAGIGALSARAASTRTRQVAVDLKPREEFTVIGRPHTRVDALAAVTGRKTFTMDLKVPGALPTMVCRPPTINGRVGSVANLDEVRGMPGVTDVVVISTGVAVRARTFGRCVDAVRALRVDWRPGTAAGKSDASVLRTLRAAEIPLGPPPLTPHVEGSFTFHFRSNSALEPNCAIADVRPDRAEVWASLKAPIVAKEAIAARLGLPLNAVTVHVTEGGGSFGRKLFHDAALEAVEVSRRTGKPVKLMWHRADDSRQGRTHPMAVSRARIAYLGDTVLGYRQRHTSVATDLGHGLGEIFTALAARLPVGDIGFSETFFQLSQSMPYDFGVHSRLLSETDKSFNTGSMRNVYSPDVTCARELLVDRVAERMGRDPYRFRHDFLRDDRARAALDKVAEVGQWGRTMPEGTAQGIAFHSEYHSVSAVLVEIDCRPETVNRPVRDGVAGPRVTRAVLAVDAGLAVNPRGLEAQMMGCVMDGIALALTSSLHLRDGYFLEASWDNYFYTRQWNTPPELDIVVMPPSTGKPGGAGELGVAASMAAVACAHGRATGTMPTVFPINHGTLSFEPKPTVPPVPASPVDGLDHVR, encoded by the coding sequence ATGACGACTTCGCGCAGTGACGGAACGACCGGACCGCCCCCCGCCGGGGCCGGCGGACAGGAGGAACCGCGCACCCTCGGCAGACGCCGGTTCCTCGGCTACGTACTGGCGGCACCGACGCTGACGGCCGCCGCCGAACTCGGCCCCGCGACCGGGGCGCACGCCGCCGTCCCCGCGGCGGACGGTCCGGCGTCCGGGATCCCCTCGCCGGAGATCACCGAACTCGTGGACCTCAACGACGTGATGACGGCGGCGGCCCTGCCCACGTCCGGCCTGATCACGGTCGAGGTGAACCAGGACGGCACGGTCTCCTTCGCGCTGCCGCGCGCCGAGGTGGGCCAGGGCATCACCACCTCCACCGCCATGCTGATCGCCGAGGAACTGTCCGTGCCCGTGGACCGGGTGCGCGTCACCCTCGCCGACGCCCGCCCCGAGCTGCTGTTCAACCAGCTCACCGGCGGCTCCAACACGACCTTCTCCACGTACACCCCGATCCGGGTGGCCGCCGCCGTCGCCCGCGGCCGGCTCCTCCGGGCGGCGGCCGCCGCCTGGGGCACGGACGTCACCGGACTCGCCCTGAAGGACGGGACGGTGACGGGTCCCGGCGGCCGCAGCGCCGGCATCGGCGCGCTGTCCGCGCGGGCGGCGAGCACACGGACCCGGCAGGTGGCCGTGGACCTCAAGCCCCGCGAGGAGTTCACCGTCATCGGCCGGCCGCACACCCGCGTCGACGCCCTCGCCGCGGTCACCGGACGCAAGACGTTCACCATGGACCTGAAGGTGCCGGGCGCCCTGCCGACCATGGTGTGCCGGCCGCCCACCATCAATGGCAGGGTCGGATCGGTGGCCAACCTCGACGAGGTGCGCGGCATGCCGGGCGTCACCGACGTCGTCGTGATCTCCACCGGGGTGGCGGTGCGGGCGCGCACCTTCGGCCGGTGCGTCGACGCCGTGCGCGCCCTGCGCGTGGACTGGCGGCCCGGCACCGCGGCCGGCAAGTCCGACGCGTCCGTCCTGCGCACCCTGCGCGCCGCCGAGATACCGCTCGGGCCACCGCCGTTGACACCCCACGTGGAAGGCTCGTTCACCTTCCACTTCCGCAGCAACAGCGCCCTGGAACCCAACTGCGCCATCGCCGACGTACGCCCCGACCGCGCCGAGGTGTGGGCGAGCCTGAAGGCGCCGATCGTCGCCAAGGAGGCCATCGCCGCCCGGCTCGGCCTGCCGCTGAACGCGGTGACCGTCCATGTCACCGAGGGCGGCGGCTCGTTCGGCCGCAAGCTGTTCCACGACGCCGCCCTGGAGGCCGTGGAGGTCTCCCGGAGGACCGGCAAACCGGTCAAGCTGATGTGGCACCGCGCCGACGACTCCCGCCAGGGCCGCACCCACCCCATGGCCGTCTCCCGGGCGCGCATCGCCTACCTCGGCGACACCGTCCTCGGCTACCGGCAGCGGCACACCAGTGTCGCCACCGACCTCGGCCACGGACTCGGCGAGATCTTCACCGCCCTGGCCGCGAGACTCCCGGTGGGCGACATCGGCTTCTCCGAGACGTTCTTCCAGCTGTCCCAGTCGATGCCCTACGACTTCGGCGTCCACAGCCGGCTGCTGAGCGAGACCGACAAGAGCTTCAACACCGGCAGCATGCGCAACGTCTACTCCCCCGACGTCACCTGCGCCCGTGAACTCCTCGTCGACCGGGTGGCGGAGCGGATGGGCCGGGACCCGTACCGGTTCCGGCACGACTTCCTGCGCGACGACCGGGCCCGCGCCGCGCTGGACAAGGTCGCCGAGGTCGGGCAGTGGGGCCGGACCATGCCGGAGGGCACCGCGCAGGGCATCGCGTTCCACTCCGAGTACCACTCGGTCAGCGCGGTGCTGGTGGAGATCGACTGCCGCCCCGAGACCGTGAACCGGCCGGTGCGCGACGGGGTGGCCGGGCCGCGCGTGACCCGGGCCGTCCTCGCCGTCGACGCCGGGCTCGCGGTCAACCCGCGCGGTCTGGAGGCCCAGATGATGGGCTGCGTCATGGACGGCATCGCCCTCGCCCTCACCTCCAGCCTCCACCTGCGCGACGGGTACTTCCTGGAGGCCAGCTGGGACAACTACTTCTACACCCGGCAGTGGAACACACCGCCCGAGCTGGACATCGTCGTCATGCCGCCCAGCACCGGGAAACCCGGCGGCGCGGGAGAGCTGGGGGTCGCCGCGTCGATGGCCGCCGTCGCCTGCGCCCACGGCCGGGCCACCGGGACCATGCCGACGGTGTTCCCCATCAACCACGGCACGCTGTCGTTCGAGCCGAAGCCCACCGTCCCGCCCGTCCCCGCGTCCCCCGTCGACGGCCTGGACCACGTCCGCTGA
- a CDS encoding (2Fe-2S)-binding protein, giving the protein MPEHTFRLNGEQVTVDVDDDERLLWVLRDVLGVTGPKYGCGINVCKACTSHLNGRAVNPCAVPVGDLRPTDEVTTIEGLPATVGAELHPMQQAWIDRDVAQCGYCQPGQIMAAVALVRRVAEEGREITDADLDGLRNICRCGTYVRIREAIRAGAARM; this is encoded by the coding sequence GTGCCCGAGCACACCTTCCGCCTCAACGGCGAACAGGTCACCGTCGACGTCGACGACGACGAGCGGCTGCTGTGGGTGCTGCGCGACGTCCTCGGCGTCACCGGCCCCAAGTACGGCTGCGGCATCAACGTCTGCAAGGCGTGCACCAGCCACCTCAACGGCCGGGCCGTCAACCCGTGCGCGGTCCCGGTCGGCGACCTGCGGCCCACCGACGAGGTGACCACCATCGAGGGGCTGCCGGCCACCGTCGGGGCGGAGCTGCACCCGATGCAGCAGGCGTGGATCGACCGGGACGTGGCCCAGTGCGGCTACTGCCAGCCCGGCCAGATCATGGCCGCGGTGGCCCTGGTGCGCCGGGTCGCCGAGGAGGGCCGCGAGATCACCGACGCCGACCTCGACGGCCTGCGCAACATCTGTCGCTGCGGCACCTACGTCCGCATCCGCGAGGCGATCAGGGCCGGGGCCGCCCGCATGTGA